The genomic region CATACATAATAGGTTCTATTAAACTAACTGTCATTTCATCCTGAACATCAACAGTTTTTGATATCAATGCTGGTGGAACGGCATATCCTACGTACTTAGCATATTGAGCTGCCAAAGGATTATTCTTAAAGAATTCCTTAAATAAATCATTTGTAAGAAGATCTGATCTTGCAGGTGGCATTTTTGTCATTTCTAACCATAATTTATCATTTTCCGGGTTAGAAAATACCCATTTAACAAAATCCCATGCTTCTTTTTGATGCTTTGAAGTCTTAAATATAACCAATCCTTTTGTATCAGCAAATGTATAAATTGGTTTATTTTCTGGATAATTATCTGGAACTATTGGTGGAGTAATTTCTATATTTTTTAAAACTTTTGGGAATTGTTTTTCTGCATAGGGTATTTCCCATGGACCTTTTAAACTTCCTAATATTACTCCATTATACAATGGTGCATTTCCTAAATCTACAGCAGTCCATCCGTTTTTAAACATTGTTTCAAAAAATTTTGCAACTTTAATTCCAGCATCATTATTGTATATGGCTCTATATTTTTTCAAATCAATATATGGTTTTCCTTCACTGGCAGCATAATAATATGTTATATAATCAAACCATCTATCCCACCAGTTTCTACCTGCAACAACTCTCATTGTATATTTTTCTTTAGGTACAACAAATTGTTTTGAAAGTTCATAAACATCAGAATATGTTCTTGGTGGTTTTTTCCATCCATATTTTTCTAAAATATCTTTTCTCCACCACATTAATATCGGATTCGAATAAATTGGTAATACATAAGATTTACCCATAAAATTCCAACCTTTAATAATACTATCCATTTTTCTTGCTGCAATTAAATCATTAAATCCTGGTAATTTATTTAACTCAACCAACTGATCCAACTCAATTAGCTGGGCAGCAAAACCAGAAAAAATATTAGTACAAATATCAGGTGTTCTTCCAGATGCTATTGCACTCAATATTGCTTCCTCAGAACTTCCAGCAGCTGGAATTGTTGTCCATTCGATATCTATATCTGGATGTTGTTGTTCATACTCAGCAACCAATTTTTTCCAGTATGCTTCTTGATTAGGATTTGGCGCTGTCCAAAATACTATCTTTGTTTTTGCAAATGAAAAAACAAACATTATTACAAACAAAAAAACGAGTAACTTTTTCATTTTCAAACCCCCTTTGTGGATTTTCTTTCAATAAACTCTGTAAATAATGAAGTAACATAAGGATGTAAATTTTTCCCATTAATTAATTCTATTACTCTTTCAAGAGCAACATTTCCCATTTCATACTTAAAAACTTTGACAGTCGACAATGACGGTTCTGTAGAAGCTGAAAACACAATATCATCAAATCCTATTATTTGTACATTTTCTGGAACTTTAACATTTTTTGATTTAAGAGCATTTAACACCATAATAGCAATAGGATCATTTGATGTAAATACTACCTCTGGCTTCTTAGCTAAAATCAAATCTATAATATAATTTATAGATTCCTGAGTTTCTGCAACTTCATAAGTTATAGGTAATAAATTATTTTGTTTCATAGCTAATTCATAACCTTCAAATCTTCTTCTAAATCCATAAAATTCTAATGGACCATGTATATGAATAATCCTTTTATAATTTCTTTTTATCATTTTATCAACTACATAATATGCACCGTCAAATCCATTTGATATAATAGCATTTATCTTTTTTCCAACAATATAATTATCAACAAGAACTTTATGAATATTACAATTTAAAATATAATCTGGTATTTTATCAGATCCTAAAACTAATATTCCATCACACTCTTTCTTCTTATTAATAAATTCTTCAAAAGTCATTAATATAATTTCTGCTTTGTTTTCATTTGCACCATCATATATACCTTTTAATACAGTAGAATAAAAATCCATCTCTCCATATTCATTTCTTTTTTTCTCAAGAATATTTTTTATTCTGCTGCTAATTAAAACTCCTATTTTAAAACCATATTTTACCTTGGCAAGATGTTTAGCCTGACTTGAAGGTTTATAGTTTAACTCTTCTATTGCTTTTAAAACTTTTATTTTTGTTTTTTCTGAATATTTACCTTTATTATTTAATACCCTTGAAACAGTAGCTATTGAAACATTAGCTAATTTAGCAACATCTTCTATATTTGCCATAAAATCACTCCTCATGTAAGCGCTTAACCTGATTAAATCATATCATATAATCCAACAATATAAAAAAGGAATAAATTCTAACTACATTACATTATGTGAGATTAATAGCAATTATAAATAATTAGCATTATTTTTCTTAAAAAATCATTGCTAAAAAACAAGAAAAATTTTTTTATTATTAATCAAAAAGTAATAAAAATAGGACATAATAGTCGTTATTTATAAATATCCTATCATAAAAAGCTGTAATTAATAAATTTCAAACTTTGAATATATATTTTTATGTTATATAATGAAATTTGTAAGCGCTTAACCTAATTTTATTAAAGGGGGTATATTTATATGAAAAAAGGTATTTTAGTAATTTTTTTGATCTTATTAACTATTTTTGCATTAGCAGAAGAAAAGGTTATAGAAGTAAAAACTAATCAAATGACGTGGATGGATGTGCCTTACTCTATTTCTTTCTCAAAAATTCTTGACATTGTAGGTGAAGATTTTGAAGCAAATTGGTATTCAATAAGGGTATTAGACGAAAATGGGAATTTCTTACCTTACCAAATTGATGATATGGATGGGAATCACAGAATTTCCTCATCAGATGTATTACTATTTACATTTAAAAAATATGCAAAAATAGTTATCTCTGATGACTCAAGCATGGATCTAATGTCTTTTGATCCGTATTTTACAGTTAAAAAGGAAAATGACGAATATTTAATTAACTCAAAAGATTTTGATGTAAAAATTAATAAATATGGATTAGCTAATTTTGTAAGGTACAAAGATATTAAAGGGACAATATATAACGAATTAGGTACAGCCAGAATTGCAGGATGGTCAGGAAGCACATTTTATGTAAATGGAAAATTAGGAAAACACGTTGAAATGACATCTTCTGGTTTAACAATAGATAATGTTCGTGTTTTAAAAGCAGGTCCAATTGCTGTAACAGTTGTTTCTGATTTATACTCAAAATTATTACCTGGTTTAAATCAACATATAGTTACACATATATTCAAAACCGGAGACGTATTAGTTGAAAATACATTCACATTTACTAATTATGTAGATATTATGAAATTGCAGGTAATGGCTACAGCACCTATCACAAGTATTGATGATAATGCTCTTCATATTTTACCTATGTTTAGAAGAATGGTTTGGGCAGAACAAATTAATGGTACTCCTCTTGATTATTGGACTCAAAGAAATGCTGTTAAATACGTTAATGGAAAACCATATATAGAATTTTCTGCTATTGATTCTATGAAACCATTATGGTGGGGGGCTACCTATGCATTTGTTTCTGAAGAAAACTGGAGAGCAAACTTTTCTCCAAAATATGGCTTAGGTGCAGCTGAAATATTACCAGAAAAACCTATTGTTTATTCTGATTTAAAAGATTTTGTATTTCATGATTTCTGGTTCTATGAAAGTAGAGAATTTAGAGATGGTATATTTAGATGGTTACCAGGAGAAATGGATAATTATGAAGCAACAAAAGGTGTTTTCCCACCTTATTCTGAAGAAAATGTAGGAAAATATTGGATGGCTAAATTCAAAGCTGGTGATGTAGTAAAATATAATAGATATTATTCAATTTTTCAATCAAGGGATACCAATGAAGCAATAGATTTCTTAGAAAAAAGAACTGCTGAAATTCAAGGAGTGCATATTATAGAAGAATGATTAAAAGGATATTAAATAGAGGGCACATTTAAATGTGCCCTTTTTTGGAGGGATATAATGAAAAAATTTATAATTTCAATTTTGATACTACTGACTTCTGCAAGTATGTTTTCTATTGATATAAATTTAAACCATCTTGAATTTCTTAGAGATACTTTTAAAATTGGAAACAAAAAAGTAATAGGATATTGGATATACGCAGATAAATATGGAAATAAGTATATTCACAAAGAGGCTCCTGGTGAAGGAGTAATATGTGTGGATGATGTTGCAAGGGTAGCAATTTTTTATACGGATTTATATAAATTGGATAAAAAGGAATTTTATTATGTTCGTGCTAAAGAAGCTTTAGAATTTATTTTAGCAATGCAAGATTATGATGGCGATTTTTATAATTTTATATTTAAAGATGGTACGATAAATAAATTAGGTATTACCAGTAAAAAGTCAGCTAGTTGGTGGGCTGCAAGAGCCTTTTGGGCTATTAGTAATGCTATAAATGTGTTTCCTGACAAAAAATTAAATGATTATTTGATAAAATCAGCTAAAAAAGTGAAAGCGATTTTAATAAATAATTTAGACTCAAATTATTTATTAAACAAAAGTACAGATGTTACTTCTGTTTTTTTATTAGGATTAGCTAAATATTACTATTATTCTAAAAACAAAAAAGATTTATCTTATATAAATCTATTATCAAATGCAATTATAAAATATCAGGTTAATGATGGGCCATATTCAGGAGTATATAATGAAGGTAATAAAAATCAATTTTTATGGCATTCTTGGGGTTCACGCCAGGGTGAAGCATTAATTGAAGCATATAAAATCACCAAAAATGAAGAATATCTACGATCAGTTGAAAAATATGTGAGATTTTATGATTTATTATTATCAATAGGACCAGTATATGAGATAAGGAATTATATAAAGAAATATCCCTATTTATCTTATGGATTAGAAGCAATAATATCTACATTATCAAAGCTTTATTCTATTACTCAAAAAGATATATATGCTATTAAAGCTTATTTGTTTGCTTCTTTTTATTCAGGAAATAATCATTTGAATTTTCCTATGTTAGGTAAAAATGGTGAAGGATACGACGGAATGCATTCGGTTTATATAAATCAAAATGCTGGTGCAGAATCTACAGTATCTGCTTTATTAGCTTTAACGAGATTAAAGAAACTCCCTTCAAAATTTGAAAAGTATTATTATGCCAAAACAATAGGTGGAAGTAAAGCTCAATTATTAGAAGCAGAAAAAATGGATACTGGCATATATTATTTTGAATTAGAAAATAGAGGAAATATTCAGATAAAAACTAATGAAAAAATTGCATTGAAAACATTTATTGATTTTTCTGGGGAATATTATATATACTTAATAGGGGATATTCCATATTCTAAAATAAAAATTTATTCAGGAAAAAACAAGGTGACGACATATAAGAAATTTATTCCTATAACATTAGAAAGTGGAAAATTAACAATTTCAATTACACCAGAAAACAATGAATTTTTATATCTTGATCAAATATTGTTGATTCCAAAAAAATATAATTATATAATAAAAGTCGGTAATAAATATTTCTCAGTATCAGATGATGAAATAAAAAATATTGAATATAAAGAAACAAAAGTTGAAATCAAAAATATTATTAATATAAAGCCAGATATGGAAACCTTAGATGACTATAAAATAGTAAATTTAAATCAATATTTTAATAATGATGGAATTACAACTTTTTCTAAAAGAAAAGAAGGAAATTTTGATAATCCTGATGGAGTATTTGGCGCAAAATATCCAGCAGAAGAAATACAAAAGTATTTGAAGAATAATATTTTAATGTATGATAATATACCTTTTAAAATTAAACTTGAAGGTAATGATAATTTGGTTTGTTCTGGACAAAAGATTGAATTTAATAATATTGAAGGGAAAAAGTTGTATATATTAGGTTCTTCAGAACATGGTAATTACAGTGAAAAATTCTTTATAGAATATAGTGATGGAAATATTGAAGAAAAAATATTGAATTTTTCAGATTGGTGTCAAAATCCAATTTATAATGAAGATATAGCTATAGATACTATATATAGATATAATGGAATAGGAATCAAAGAAAATCTTAACCCAAAAATATATCTTAATTCATTTAATCTAAATGGAAAGAAAATTAAAAATATATATTTACCTAAAAAACCTACAATGCATATTTTTGCTATAACAATAAGATAAAGGGCAAATGCCCTTTATCTTATTAAATCATCTATATATATTCGTTTTTCCCCATTTGACTTTATTGCAGCTTCAATAAAAGCTAAATCTTTTAATGCTTCTTCTGTATTACCTAAATTATTTTCCTTACCATTTATGACTTCATAAAAATCTTCAAATTCCTTTTTGTATGAATTTTCATCATGAGTCTTATAATCGTCATAATATTCTATAACTTTATCTTTATATTTTACAACTTTAATTATATCATCTTCAAATATTATATCTCCTAATTCTCCTTTTATCATTAATACATTTTTCCCATCCAAGGCATATGAAACATTATAATTGCCAAGTATTCCATTTTCAAATTCAAAGGTAGAAGATAATAAATCAGGACCTCCAAGATAATCTGTTATATTTTTTACTGAACCATATACCCATTTTATATCTCCAAATATTTTCTTCATACTTGCTACATGGTGAACTCCTG from Marinitoga aeolica harbors:
- a CDS encoding ABC transporter substrate-binding protein; protein product: MKKLLVFLFVIMFVFSFAKTKIVFWTAPNPNQEAYWKKLVAEYEQQHPDIDIEWTTIPAAGSSEEAILSAIASGRTPDICTNIFSGFAAQLIELDQLVELNKLPGFNDLIAARKMDSIIKGWNFMGKSYVLPIYSNPILMWWRKDILEKYGWKKPPRTYSDVYELSKQFVVPKEKYTMRVVAGRNWWDRWFDYITYYYAASEGKPYIDLKKYRAIYNNDAGIKVAKFFETMFKNGWTAVDLGNAPLYNGVILGSLKGPWEIPYAEKQFPKVLKNIEITPPIVPDNYPENKPIYTFADTKGLVIFKTSKHQKEAWDFVKWVFSNPENDKLWLEMTKMPPARSDLLTNDLFKEFFKNNPLAAQYAKYVGYAVPPALISKTVDVQDEMTVSLIEPIMYGKADAETAVKNSIKKINRIIW
- a CDS encoding LacI family DNA-binding transcriptional regulator, which gives rise to MANIEDVAKLANVSIATVSRVLNNKGKYSEKTKIKVLKAIEELNYKPSSQAKHLAKVKYGFKIGVLISSRIKNILEKKRNEYGEMDFYSTVLKGIYDGANENKAEIILMTFEEFINKKKECDGILVLGSDKIPDYILNCNIHKVLVDNYIVGKKINAIISNGFDGAYYVVDKMIKRNYKRIIHIHGPLEFYGFRRRFEGYELAMKQNNLLPITYEVAETQESINYIIDLILAKKPEVVFTSNDPIAIMVLNALKSKNVKVPENVQIIGFDDIVFSASTEPSLSTVKVFKYEMGNVALERVIELINGKNLHPYVTSLFTEFIERKSTKGV